From the Portunus trituberculatus isolate SZX2019 chromosome 8, ASM1759143v1, whole genome shotgun sequence genome, the window tatatatatatatatatatatatatatatatatatatatatatatatatatatatatatatatatatatatatatataaaagacacacggccgtcttcataatatattgtggTTCCATTTTAAAACTAATGGGAAATACCTAAATTAtagcaaactaacatgaaaaaaattattcgtaatggtatgaattgagtGGTATGCAGCAGCAGTACCGGTACTGGTATCGGAACTTGCCCATCAGTCCGTGAGCCGCGCtgcacttggcaggacaagccgctggccgtgagggacagtgagtggtggagatgaagataccgataatagtgatatctatagtagcgaagagaatattgtgtgtgaagcctctcagtaatcagaggttaactatttaaacatggttgaggacacaaagtggacagtggagtgtagGTACCTGCTAGTGACAtggacagccgccgccgagcagtctttggctaacgtaagtaatatattggtataactcatcatttcacggtggtgccatgtcataacctaacgttggtaacctccagaacaacatatcagtgaactaacacctgcacatacttataaaaaccaaataattcaaatcttgaaaacgtaaacaaaccgatccctgacccgccgcctctctctcagccattatctgcctcatctctcactcattacaggccagacaggtcacaaagtggagccataggcctaatctttcatgtcagttgttgagatatatccgcaattacatgatttgtgtgctatggaggctcagtgagaagaagtgggcctacccatgacgtcacgagccccaggctgtgacgtcatcaccagctcccgcccaaaatgccggtcccagatgctcgacttccactattatttatatttgtctcagttcatttatttcgagtcacaagtggcttttaagggtttctaatgatagttcgcagtgttttacgtgtctttcatgcttgagttgagtgaagtacggtgatgtagagggtgtttatgacttgaatgggagggccaaaatacgctaaaatttttacctccgctatctgtgattttttatttgaagttgtagcgaagtgtttgtgttttcaaaagatggtttatcatgagaaaagtgtgcaaggctcctgaaaagttaaagatgtggactttaagaatgatatgtagtcctgttaatattgtaaacaacgtcattttttaaatattatttttctaatagggcgagttgccaggttttgatatatcgaaatgatagtcataatttttgaaaaacgttatcgattcagttgaatgaaattggtgggctttgaaattgtgtttaagcaagtcaaagttctaatactttatttagtatatttttgagttatttttattattcctttctcggcaatgtttttgtattttagaagttagtttcgattgataacgagtcagaatttttataacattcgtatccagctgcctttttgggaatcttcattttcaaaatgatttgcgtaacgaatatatgtgacgtcatcaagaggGCCGACCACCCACCCCtgctggacccaggccgatacctggctccagcccgagggtgtggggtgggtggtgtgtgtgtgtgtgtgtgtgtgtgtgtgtgtgtgtgtgtgtgtgtgtgtgtgtgtgtgtgtgtgtgtgtgttgccttatatTTCGTTATGGGAGAGCCCACCacctggaaccactgacacccagctcccagctggagggtgttgtgtgtgtgtgtgtgctgtgtgtgtgtgtgtgtgtgtgtcattttctttcatggtacttagcgtgtgtgtgtgtgtgtgtgtaattcactatggtcgcccggtagtcacccagccagccttccccattacggagcaagctcagagctcatagagcgatcttcggataggactgagactgtgtgtgtgtgtcgttatttcaccgttctgtatacgttttatctctggcgtccctctttattatcatagtctgtcaacacaaactgcaagtaatagcgtatagcgaaatgtgtcctattcttaacgcttattgagcaaggggaagctattatatgtaggaaacacatagcccggagcaaagcaaggtgcctctatcgcctcgcctcgccccgccgtgttaacccctgcagtaacatgacgtgttttcatatttattctggctattactcaatgattttatacagcttcacaaacttatgtggggattaaaatagtgaaaactggccattaatttctgacaccgtagacccttcttattgtaagcaaaatcatctaatcacacacaaactatcgtaaaaatgccacttaagggattagactcgactcactcagacgcccataactgagtgcatggcggtaattcagtgctggaaatcttaatgacaacagtgcccacagagatagattgagagtttatcccccacataagtttctgaagctgtataaaatcaccaaatagcagaatgcatagggaaacgcgtcctggtactgaaggggttacggcaacgcacaccctaaatagctttgatactatagttaaccccaatgaataagtgtatgcaagtcactgtgtgtgcttgagatcttactgaaaacaatgcctacacatcaaattgttttcacctattacatatttccacttGTATCGCTGCACGTGAAtggaatagctctctctctctctctctctctctctctctctctctctctctctctctctctctctctctctctctctctctctcataatcctaaTTCAACATTCCTTTTAGCTTTCACAACAGACAGATGAGAAAGTCGGAGTAATGAGTGGAGAGATTTGGTAAAGCTTCCAGAtagtaagtatgtgtgtgtgtgtgtgtgtgtgtgttggttacctGGGCAACGCTCCCCAGGTGAACCAAGCTACAGTGGTCGCCTCACTACCCACTCCACTAGTTTAGTTCTCCCGTCTCGTCTCTACCTCACTCATAGTTCACTGGGGTCTCCGTGtctccctggctggctggcttgcgTGTTGcgttcttgccttgcctctcctccctcgctccaagtgccaagtgaaggtaatgtaatatcccaaactgtcttaatcccttctgtaccatgatgcgtttccatatccattgtgCCTAACTATTtgacgactttatacagcttcagaaactgtggccattaaaattctgaacgctctctctctctctctctctctctctctctctctctctctctctctctctctctctctctctctctctctctcagcagttaGTTATTGGTGTGTAATAATCTTGTTCAGTTCTTGAAAAACGCTTAAAGGCACTAATGAATCCCTTTGCCGTAGTTTCTAGACTGAGAGCTTACAAACTGTTACTCCGGGATACAAGCTTTCCAGGCTCACACAGCAATCCATGGCTGGAAAAATATTAGGTGGAATGGAGACTGAGACTAAAGAATAAATAGgcgagtgtctctctctctctctctctctctctctctctctctctctctctctctctctctcacacacacacacacacacacacacacacacacacacgccaaaagCATCTGAACGATCaactcacagaaaaaaaagaaagaaagaaaaagaaaacatcgaaATCTTAATATGGAACGCCTATACGagattttccttccttaaatttatctatttttttttttttttttttccttcctttcttcgatcctttatttatctctcttctttttagttAATAGTGAACATTTTACCACTGAAAATTTGGTTAGAACAGCTATAGTAACCTATCTCTGGCAGTCTTTACTTAAAGAAGTTAGACTGCAAGATAATATTTGCTTATTGTGCGGGACTTGAGTGGCGGTATTTGGAGGTTTGAAGTTTTCTGGATAAAATAGATCATAGTACTACGTAATGATGTGCTGTATAAGTTTATAATGACAAGTGATGATCGTGCTTACTCTGGTTGGGATATCAGCCACATAGACCCTGCTAGACACGACTTAAGGCAATAATAGAAGGTGTGGAGCGTTCTAGGATATGGTTTCAAGGCATATTGCTGTTGGTTTCTGCTCCTCTCGGCAACCATCTTctcgaatttatttatttattcacatatATACTAAtggggaaaagataaaaaaaaaagaagatataggcggaagaaaaataaataaataaatagagatgtTAACTGTTACGAAAAGAGGAATACACAGACTAAAAATTATAGGTGATAGAAAAGAGACgatagaacacaaaggaagaacagggagatataaataactaaaagatgttaataaaatatataacaactatataaaaaaaaacgaaaagaaaaaacaataataaaaaagagaagagaactaagtaggaaaaaaaaaatgtagggcATACTAACATAAACTTCCGAGGAAAGCAAAGTAACAACACAAGGCAACCTGATCCCACGACGTCCTTTTATAGCACTTTGAAGCCCCTACCCCTTGTCTGGCGGtcataaatgaagggaaaggagtggATGATCTGCTGAGCTGCGGTGTGGAGTGGGTGGTGAGGtcatgagaggagaaagaagggagaggagagagaggtcgtGATGGAAGGACGTGACCTAGCTGTGGGGGTCGTCACTGTGGTGGTGTCCCTGGCGTGTTTGGTGGCCTTTGTGGCGCTGGGTGAgtattgtgtggtgtttttAGGTGTATATGagtgtttatttacttagttgtggtTATTGGGTGGGCGGGGAAGTAGTCTCAGTATCTCATGTCTATATTCACCCAGTTTCTTCTTAAAAGTATGGGCAGTTTTGGTTTTCACGATTTTTTCACTTTAAGCTTGTTCCCTTTATTCAATTCTATGaagaaaactgtgtgtgtgtaggttccAGTAATTTTAGCTTGTAATTTAGACTGAATGTTTGTTTCTAGGCAAAAAATAGTTTCTTTTATAATATACACAATAAGGGATTACTAGTGAAATTAATTCACTAAAGTTTAGACCACACCTAACCTACTtatgtatattgtgtgtgtgtgtatttggccTGTCTGTTCTCGTGTTagtgttattagtattattttcgGAGAGAACCATAGCACTCTACACATTTAAAAGTATGGTTTGTATTACTGTTATGGATATCAAGACACTATTGAAATATATAGTGCTTAGTAATTGTTTCTGTGATGCAGGGAATATTTGTCAGGTGATGTTTGTAGCTTAGGTTAGTTTAGATCAGGTTACGTTattttgttaggttagtttatgttaggtcaggtgaggttaggATTGCCTATTTTCAAGTTAGCATCTCCAATCAAATATCATAAAGTTACCACTTTTGTGTTCTCTGTCCAAAAACTCCACTTCCTCAGTTTATGGAGCTATGTATTGAATAACCTTAAGGTCACTCTGCTTACCAAGGGATGGAGAGGTTAGGCTTGGCTAAGAAGCTGGatgtaacctgacctaacctaatttgtatcaggttaggtttggctCAGTTAATTAAGTAGCcagatttaacctaacctaatgtatgctaggttaggttcggCTTGGTTAAGTAGTCAggcttaacttaacctaatctaatgtaTGCTTGCCCAGGACAACACTAGCTGAAGTGACATTAGTTTGATGCGAGGGTTATTTTTGCACTCCCTTCACATCCCTTCCCCCTAACCCTCCACACCAATATTGTCACTTTGTGCCATGCTTGGCATTACAAGTCATACCCTTGAAAGAAATAGTGTTAGTATACCATTTTATAAGCTCATTCCACTAAATAGTTACAATTTTACTTTCCAGTTATACACCATTAAGAATTAGTGTTAGTATGAGAATATTCACAATTTTACTATCAGTGATATTAAATCCTAGTGTTGTAAGCTCATTTGTGTTGTAGCATCAATATTACTACCTGAATTGTGAGTATTTTCCTGTCCCATCCCTCAGGGTGGTATGCAGTGTGGCGGCTCTTCCTCTCCCGCTTCAGCTTTGTGCGGGAGCTGTTTGGCAACCAACAGGAGGGTGGGTCATCAGGGGTAGCCGGGGAGGAAACCAACCGCCCCAGCAGACCTCGAGCCAGCCGGAAGATAAGACGAGACTGATGGCGTGATGCTGTGAGTCTGCCGCCGCCATCCTTGCGTGTGTGGTAAGTGGTGAGTAGTGAGcggtgtatggtgtggtgtgtggactCCAAGTGTTTTGATATTCCAAAGAGTTGGTGTTTGGACAAGTCAGCACAGGTTGAGGTCCTGCCATGCCATGTTCAGGTTTTGGTCACCTGTAGGACTGCTATGATCTCAGCCAGACAGGTGAGGGTTGCACTGGCTTGCTCCACTGGTGCACCTTATGGTCTCACAGGTTATATAAAATGACATGAGTGTTGAAGTGCTTTGCCTTGCAGTGGGACACTGCATCATGTGTGGCAATTTGTAGGATGTTAGAATACAATGCCTACTTGTCAATGACCATACATAAttggaaaaaattaaaacaagaaattaacTTTATTAAAaagcttcttttctctctcaattatcCAGCATCCCTTACAGACTTGTCTCTGTTtcatgtcatcatcatcatcattgaagATCTCATTTCCATTACAACCTTTCCCCCTTGTCCACTGTTCTTCTCCACCACACTCTCACCATTTTCTCCCGTCTCCACACGCCAGGCGGGTGAGGGCACACCCCCAGGATGGGAaaggctaccaccaccactaccccctcTCTGGACAGCAGAATGCACCTGTGCAGCATTGCCTCAGTCTTACTGTGGCCAGAGCAGGCTGAGGTGCTGACACTGAGTGCTGGACTTTGTTCAAGATACTGTTGGGTATTCATACAATCAAAAATATCAATTAAAAGATGTTTGCATTATACAGTGATTGCAGTGAGGTAACATGTTCAATTCACTTCACCAGGTGAGGTGCATAACTGTGCTGAGTGTCCTGcctttttctcactcttccctGACCTACTGGAGTGTGTTACTGACCAGGTGTTGTAAGGACTGCCAGCAGATTAGAGGATGTGAGGCCAAGGAAAGACCACACAGCACAGTGGAAGTGATGGTATAAATAACATATTATATTCGCTTCCATTGTGTCTTCCCTCAGTTTACTTTGATCATCTTAAAAGATACAAATAAGATATGCactgttttctcttccactGTATTGAACGTCTTCTCTCACTGTTCTCTTATATGGTCTTATTAATGACCTGGGGTTTGTGACTAGATTGCCAGCAGGTCAATAAGATGAGAGACAAACACTTGACTGAAGACCTGAAGTGTTGAAGCAAAGTTGTGTTATGGCAGCCAAGGGAGGTGCAGTTGTACTTCTCAAGACTGCCCCCTTAGTGTCCACCTGTGTAgctcaccaccagcactactatAAGGGAATAGTGATATGCAGCAGACTTTTACTTACCTGGATGGCTACAAAAAAAAGACACCTTAGTATGAGTGTGGCTGCTAGTACAGATCattaagttgcaatgcagttcTGTTCCTCTATCATGTAAAGCAATCTTCAGCATAGGTTTAAGCCAGCCAGAGTAAACCCTGCCCCAAAAAAGCACCCAACTCACTGAATGGTCAcctagaacaagaaaataacttaTACCTGTGAAAACAATACATAGAGGACATacaggaaatggaaaataaatttgTAATGAAAAATGGGGAACATATAAAGACAACCACTGCCAGTGCCATGACAACCAACCAGCTGGGATCTAGACTGTCATGCACCAAGGGCTAGAGCTGCCTGTGTCTTGTAACAATGTGCCAATATAAAGCAATGACAAaaatattttattctttatgacTAAACTGGCATATAAAAATATCAAGTTCTTAGACAATATTATTTTATATGTAAAATTATCATCTGAGTTTTTAGATAATATTTTAtctatggtagtggtggttgaggATTGGGGGTTGGTAGAGGGACGTAGGGTGCAGTGACTCAGGCAGACAGTGACATGCGTTTCTGTGCAGTGCTTGTGATATCACCTGTGGATACcagatgtgtgtttgtgttgtttatgtGTGCTCTATTTTTGTATCAGTAAGAAATAAAGGTGGTTGTTGAGGTGAAGCAActgcagaagagagaagaatcagtctttgtttccttttataaatattttggCATGTATACTTGTTATAGAAGCACCAGATACATaattatacgtgtgtgtgtgtgtgtgtgtatgtgtataatgTACACATAGCAGATTGAAATTGTttccaaaaaaatatatataaaatttgcATTAGAGGGTAATTAAAGATTAAACTGGatatgacaagaaaagaaaaatatataatagccTTTTATTGTTTCAGACATGGAAACACAtcttaaaaatgaaaatgaaacaataaaagacaaaaatagaaagtctTCCCTTCTTACCTATGTTTCAGTCatgaaacatatatatatatatatatatatatatatatatatatatatatatatatatatatatatatatatatatatatatatatagaagaggaagaggaagcttcACGAGACAACAGTTGCTGATGTGTGCTTGGCtctgctggaagaggaggatggggagaggtAGGCTTCTTTGAGGCGCAGCAGGTGAGGCAGCAGAGGCGAGGAGAGCACAGTTCGCATTTGGGCTACCTCTCTTTGCACCTCCTGCGTGAGAGCGTTTGGCTGTTACTGTTAGTTCTGTTATTATTACCCCTGTTGTTTCATGGTAACGGGTATTAGCGTTACCGtcgttatcattactgttattattcgagagccggaggaggaggggatggttgAATTAGTGGTGAAAAAATAACTGGCGGTTTATAATTATGGGCTCGTGGAAGTTGTGGCTGTGATAgtggtgggagagaaggaagcgacGGTAgtgctggagggaggaggaagaggggagatcgTAAAGGTAACATTTATAaagttaaaaagtaaaaatatatgagGGATTCAAATATTGTTTGAGGGGGcttgcattcaagtgggcctttttattttgttgcccttggtaagtttccctcttgcataaaaagtgGGATTTTACTGAACAATCTGTGGCAATTTTTTTGCGTATGAACTTGGAAAACGCTCCTGAAACCACGGCTAATCATCTGCTGTGGCCTTCAAAAATAGCAATGGCAAAGTGATATATCTACATTtgaaagattaacaaaatttctctgtgaaaaggaaaaacacttgaaaacccagctaatcgTCTATGTGGCCTCGGtaaatagccgtggtgagaaagcagtgTTTTCTGAATACGTGTAGCTATTAATTCATGTAATTCTAACCTGCACTAATCTTGAGTTGCGCTGTATTGCTTGTGACCGCGTCATGATATACCCTTCATGCTGGCTGGCCATTTCTCGCCTTGTGGTCTCTCTGCAACACAAGTAataattaagtaaagaaaataatctaTACCATACACATTGtttaaggggaaaaatatatatgaaaaactgGTAGTTGTAGTACTTAACGCTAACCTTAACGAGATAccagcaaatctctctctctctctctcttatattaagGTTTGCCTATtgtctcgttttttctttccttcagttcttccttttttctccctccctcttctcacccttccttgccttttttttttttttttttcgtttttcctttctctcctcttatcctccccCAAGACTTTCCATGCCACTATCATCTCCACcgctcatctctcactcacagttgctctcttttcttcttgattGCATCCATTTTACTAATGAACCGCCTCTCCGCCTCCATTGCTTCCTGCCTTCCTGGCTCCATCCAGTTGctgctccttccttctcacttcgCAATTTCCCTTTCCCAGCCTCGGGGACAACACAACCGTCACCATGGTAACTCGTTTGTTCTTCAAGGGCGGGTTATTAGTTGATATATACAGTGTTCCTGTGATGGGTCTGTTGGGCAAATAATGATAGAATTTTGTCTTTTCCAGCTAAAAGTCACGTGGAAGGAGATTTTTCCACACACAGATAATGATTTGCTTAATTCTAGGATCAGATAGTTACACGTGGTTTTGTGTGTTATGTACAATTAGTAGAATAATTTATGGTTATTTGATATCTATTAGAAATTATATTTATTCCTTGATTGACAAGCAGGTTGTTGAGAAATGTCCGCACAACAAGGGAGAGAAGGCTGAAATGTgcctgtcttctcttctccgtCCT encodes:
- the LOC123501025 gene encoding uncharacterized protein LOC123501025 yields the protein MEPGRQEAMEAERRFISKMDAIKKKREQLETTRREMASQHEGYIMTRSQAIQRNSRLVQEVQREVAQMRTVLSSPLLPHLLRLKEAYLSPSSSSSRAKHTSATVVS